The following proteins come from a genomic window of Dermacentor albipictus isolate Rhodes 1998 colony chromosome 8, USDA_Dalb.pri_finalv2, whole genome shotgun sequence:
- the LOC135909724 gene encoding zinc finger protein 782-like → MSLAESIAAKTACHSPSKVVGQVEVGAQCSLPLADKFVGCSFKPGSESRSMQTTETVDELSSTSASRSSISSAAKCDNSEQGCLHRCHLGDYEADELCHLEAHASIHSGEKSFQCPSCHRSLSNRYSLNVHLRIHTGEKPFECPLCPQSFTQKCHLKDHLRTHTGERPFECPSCSQSFSQQAHLKAHLRSHTGEKPYQCPSCSQSFTYKANLKVHLRTHTGERPYQCLSCSRGFKNRYVLKCHLRTHTGEKPFECTSCSQSFSQQAHLKAHLRTHTGEKPFQCPSCSQSFSQQAHLKAHLRTHTGEKPYQCSSCSQSFSHKCHLKVHLRTHTGEKPYQCPSCSQSFSYKGHLKVHLRTHTGEKPYQCPSCSQSFSQNGHLKRHMRREAISMPVMPSEILVEDCPEDTLAHSCR, encoded by the exons ATGAGCCTAGCTGAAAGCATCGCGGCCAAAACGGCATGCCACAGCCCTTCCAAGGTCGTCGGTCAGGTCGAGGTTGGCGCGCAGTGCAGCTTGCCTCTGGCTGACAAGTTTGTCGGATGCTCGTTCAAACCAGGGAGCGAGTCTAGGAGCATGCAGACTACGGAGACTGTGGATGAGTTAAGCTCCACCTCAG CATCAAGGTCTTCTATTTCGTCAGCTGCCAAGTGTGACAACTCAGAGCAAGGATGCCTTCATCGATGTCACCTAGGTGACTATGAGGCTGATGAACTGTGTCATCTGGAAGCACATGCCAGCATCCATAGTGGCGAGAAgtcatttcagtgcccttcatgccatAGGAGCTTGTCAAACAGATACAGCTTAAACGTTCACCTGCgcatccacacaggcgagaagccatttgagtgccctttatgccctcagagcttcaCACAAAAGTGCCACCTCAAAgaccacctgcgcacccacacaggcgagaggccatttgagtgcccttcatgctctcagagcttctcacaacaGGCCCACCTAAAAGCCCACCTGCGctcccacacaggtgagaagccatatcagtgcccctcatgctctcagagcttcacATACAAGGCTAATCTGAAAgttcacctgcgcacccacacaggtgagaggccATATCAGTGCCTTTCATGCTCTCGGGGCTTCAAAAACAGATACGTCTTAAAGTGCCATCTGCGCAcacacacaggtgagaagccatttgagtgcacttcatgctctcagagcttctcacaacaGGCCCACCTGAAAGCCCATTTGCGCACCCACACGGGTgaaaagccatttcagtgcccgtCATGCTCTCAGAGTTTCTCACAACAGGCCCACCTGAAAGCCCACCTACGTACCCATACAGGCGAGAAGCCGTATCAGTGctcttcatgctctcagagcttctcacacaaGTGTCACCTGAaagtccacctgcgcacccacacaggtgagaagccatatcagtgtccttcatgctctcagagcttctcataCAAGGGTCACCTGAaagtccacctgcgcacccacacaggtgagaagccatatcagtgcccttcatgctctcagagcttctcacaaaatgGCCACCTTAAGAGACACATGAGGCGAGAAGCTATTTCAATGCCCGTTATGCCTTCAGAGATTCTTGTTGAAGATTGCCCTGAAGACACACTAGCGCATTCATGCAGGTGA